A stretch of [Clostridium] scindens DNA encodes these proteins:
- a CDS encoding TspO/MBR family protein: protein MNIKNKSALIIFILIPLAAGSLSALLSGNSAAYLALNKPPLSPPSFLFPIVWTILYILMGISSYIIYESETPEKNKALRLYFIQLFFNFLWSIFFFGFSMYLFAFLWLLVLIILIALMIYQFHKISPVAAYLQIPYLIWCLFAAYLNFMIYQLN, encoded by the coding sequence ATGAACATCAAAAACAAAAGCGCTCTCATTATTTTTATCCTTATTCCTCTTGCGGCAGGATCCTTGTCTGCTCTCTTAAGCGGCAATTCGGCGGCCTATTTGGCATTGAATAAGCCGCCTCTTAGTCCTCCGTCCTTCCTATTTCCCATCGTCTGGACCATATTATATATATTAATGGGGATATCTTCTTATATAATCTATGAATCCGAAACTCCTGAAAAGAATAAGGCGCTTCGACTATATTTTATCCAGCTGTTCTTCAACTTCCTCTGGAGCATATTCTTTTTCGGCTTTTCCATGTACCTCTTTGCATTTTTATGGCTTCTCGTGCTTATCATCCTCATAGCCCTGATGATATATCAGTTTCACAAGATAAGTCCTGTTGCCGCCTATCTACAGATCCCCTACCTTATATGGTGCCTGTTCGCCGCATATCTGAATTTCATGATATACCAGCTGAATTAA
- a CDS encoding LysR family transcriptional regulator: protein MSIKRLPFFLSAAKYLNFTEAANEQFISQTAMSLQIKKYEDELGFQLFHRSNTGVTLTKAGGYLYKRCQYIMADYNQAISHARQVSQEDKPLIKIGYPGAYEQFAITPIVSQFYKDHPSIQVDLIYGKKKRKVLQQLEDGYLDLAVVSDYDRNYSQWLKVHPLRKDECLFLLSADNELAQQDSLEPASLTGKPMLRTIENDIISYEWQIWNVMNILGLGSNEVIYANDYYSMALLAKSDIGFGIVPACMKDMPMDGLRYVPMAGRTLNTGCSVIYMENSMNPAREEFLELLKETAGKSKSGK, encoded by the coding sequence ATGAGCATCAAACGGCTCCCATTTTTTCTTTCCGCCGCCAAATATCTGAACTTTACAGAGGCTGCCAATGAACAGTTCATATCCCAGACTGCCATGAGCCTGCAGATCAAGAAATATGAAGACGAGCTGGGCTTCCAGCTCTTTCACAGAAGCAATACCGGCGTGACGCTTACCAAAGCCGGGGGCTATCTCTATAAGCGCTGCCAGTACATTATGGCAGACTACAACCAGGCCATCTCCCATGCCCGCCAGGTTTCGCAAGAGGATAAGCCTCTGATTAAGATCGGGTATCCCGGCGCATACGAACAGTTTGCCATCACGCCCATCGTAAGCCAGTTCTATAAGGACCATCCATCTATCCAGGTAGATCTCATCTATGGAAAGAAAAAGAGGAAAGTCCTGCAGCAGCTGGAAGATGGATATCTGGACCTGGCGGTAGTATCCGACTACGACCGCAATTATAGCCAATGGCTCAAAGTCCATCCCCTGAGGAAGGATGAATGCCTGTTTCTTCTGAGCGCGGACAATGAACTGGCGCAGCAGGACAGCCTGGAACCCGCTAGTCTTACGGGAAAGCCAATGCTTCGAACGATAGAGAATGACATCATCTCCTATGAATGGCAGATATGGAATGTCATGAATATTCTCGGCCTGGGCAGCAACGAAGTAATCTATGCCAACGATTACTACAGCATGGCTCTGCTTGCCAAATCTGATATTGGCTTTGGCATTGTCCCCGCCTGCATGAAGGATATGCCCATGGATGGACTTCGCTACGTTCCCATGGCCGGACGCACATTGAACACCGGATGTTCCGTAATCTATATGGAGAACAGCATGAACCCCGCCAGGGAAGAATTCCTGGAACTGCTCAAAGAGACGGCGGGCAAGTCAAAGAGCGGCAAGTAA
- a CDS encoding FAD-dependent oxidoreductase codes for MAHYVPGAYEGIGRGYRGKLIVNVTVTEERIEKIQIVKHKEVRGLAWDLPTSPIEVIPPQIIEYQSLNIPLVNGADLTSAAILDAVAAALKAAGATDEDIEQLRQAPGPEAPEPKDEVRTVDVAVFGAGAGGLAAAIEAKEGGADVILIEKQGITGGSTARSGGKLLGAGTKWQKEQGIYDTKEMCYDYLMEVGNRRGDFMDASKNRYLVEHLNETLDWLGTMGYQVQDVEAIHVSLQPWRVHNSMGGGGQTNGQGGEITTPLTHHYVDKLGGEILYNTALKELLTDENGTVNGAVCEKLDGSKLTVYAKKGVILATGGYSRNKEMCARYPVAHYFSTTPKSNVGEGLIAAEKIGARNFVHPGIQVVYTSLTCGIGINDESGLIVNERGERVVNEWSYQYHVSDALAASGSNCGWYITSGDEPYSGVQYGFKQAVEGTSRDKAADSIEELAAMIKCDPAVLRATFDRYSELVDKGVDEDFGKPSRFLHPINGPKYAALRLHPCVTVTFGGLETDVAARVLDTEGRPIPGLYAAGEVADTGMFGTEYPTCGTSIGGALFYGRIAGRVASGQSML; via the coding sequence ATGGCACATTATGTTCCAGGCGCTTATGAAGGCATCGGCCGCGGATACCGCGGCAAACTTATCGTGAATGTAACCGTTACAGAAGAAAGGATTGAAAAGATTCAGATCGTCAAGCACAAGGAGGTGCGAGGTCTTGCATGGGATCTTCCCACCTCTCCGATCGAGGTCATCCCTCCACAGATTATCGAATACCAGTCGCTGAATATTCCACTGGTAAATGGTGCGGATCTGACCAGCGCGGCCATACTGGACGCGGTTGCGGCCGCTCTGAAAGCAGCAGGGGCAACGGATGAGGACATAGAACAGCTAAGACAAGCGCCGGGGCCTGAGGCTCCAGAGCCAAAGGACGAGGTGCGCACGGTTGATGTTGCCGTATTCGGCGCAGGCGCAGGCGGACTGGCGGCAGCAATCGAAGCAAAGGAAGGCGGCGCGGACGTCATCCTGATCGAGAAGCAGGGAATTACAGGAGGCTCCACGGCGCGTTCCGGCGGAAAACTTCTGGGCGCAGGCACCAAATGGCAGAAGGAGCAGGGGATCTATGACACGAAAGAGATGTGCTATGACTATTTGATGGAAGTAGGAAACCGCAGGGGAGACTTTATGGATGCATCCAAGAACCGTTACCTTGTAGAGCATCTGAATGAGACCCTGGATTGGCTGGGAACGATGGGCTACCAGGTTCAGGACGTGGAGGCGATCCATGTATCCCTTCAGCCATGGAGAGTACATAACAGCATGGGCGGCGGCGGACAGACCAACGGCCAGGGCGGAGAGATTACCACTCCCCTTACCCATCATTATGTAGACAAACTGGGCGGTGAGATTCTATATAATACGGCGCTTAAAGAATTGCTTACCGATGAAAACGGTACTGTAAACGGGGCAGTGTGCGAGAAGCTTGACGGTTCAAAACTTACGGTATACGCCAAGAAAGGCGTGATCCTTGCCACCGGAGGATATTCCCGCAATAAAGAGATGTGCGCGCGTTACCCGGTAGCCCATTATTTCTCAACCACTCCAAAGAGCAATGTAGGAGAGGGGCTGATAGCGGCAGAGAAGATCGGCGCCCGCAACTTCGTGCATCCGGGAATCCAGGTGGTTTATACCAGCCTGACCTGCGGCATCGGCATCAATGACGAGTCCGGGCTGATTGTCAATGAACGCGGAGAGCGTGTGGTGAATGAGTGGAGCTACCAGTATCATGTATCCGATGCGCTGGCGGCCTCCGGAAGCAATTGCGGATGGTACATTACCAGCGGCGACGAGCCTTACAGCGGCGTACAGTATGGGTTCAAGCAGGCAGTGGAAGGAACCAGCAGGGATAAGGCGGCGGACAGCATCGAAGAACTGGCGGCAATGATAAAATGCGATCCTGCCGTTCTGCGCGCTACATTTGACCGGTACAGCGAGCTGGTTGACAAGGGCGTGGACGAAGACTTTGGAAAGCCATCCAGATTCCTGCATCCTATCAATGGGCCGAAATATGCAGCCCTCAGGCTTCACCCTTGCGTTACGGTTACCTTTGGAGGCCTGGAGACGGATGTAGCCGCACGGGTGCTGGATACAGAAGGAAGGCCGATACCTGGCCTGTATGCTGCTGGCGAAGTTGCCGATACGGGCATGTTCGGGACAGAGTATCCTACCTGCGGCACATCCATAG